In Bos taurus isolate L1 Dominette 01449 registration number 42190680 breed Hereford chromosome 9, ARS-UCD2.0, whole genome shotgun sequence, a single genomic region encodes these proteins:
- the LOC100299705 gene encoding LOW QUALITY PROTEIN: E3 ubiquitin-protein ligase Itchy homolog (The sequence of the model RefSeq protein was modified relative to this genomic sequence to represent the inferred CDS: inserted 1 base in 1 codon; substituted 1 base at 1 genomic stop codon): MSDSGSQLGSMGSLTMKSQLQITVISAKLKENKKNWFGPSPYVEVTVDGQSKKTEKCNNTNSPKWKQPLTVIVTPMSKLHFRVWSHQTLKSDVLLGTAGLDIYETLKSNNMKLEEVVVTLQLVGDKEPAETIGDLSVCLDGLQLESEVVAHGETACSESASQNDDGSRPKDETRANASGSDDPEDAGSGENRRINGNNSPSLSNGGFKPSRPPRPSQPPPPTPHRPASVNGSPSTTSESDGSSTGSLPPTNTNSSTSEGATSGLIIPLTISGGAGPRPLNPVPQAPLPPCWEQRVDQHGRVYYVDHIEKRTMWDRPEPLPPGWEWRVDNMGRIYYVDHXTRTTTWQRPTLESVQNYEQWQLQRSQLHGAMQQFNQRFIYGNQDLFATSQNKEFDPLGPLPPGWEKRTDSNGRVYFVNHNTRITQWEDPRNQGQLNEKPLPEGWEMRFTVDGIPYFVDHNRRTTTYIDPRTGKSALENGPQIAYVRDFKAKVQYFRFWCQQLAMPQHIKITVTRKTLFEDSFQQIMSFSPQDLXRRLWVIFPGEEGLDYGGVAREWFFLLSHEVLNPMYCLFEYAGKDNYCLQINPASYINPDHLKYFRFICRFIAMALFHGKFIDTGFSLPFYKRILNKPVGLKDLESIDPEFYNSLIWVKENNIEECDLEMYFSIDKEISGEIKSHDLKPNGGNILVTEENKEEYIRIVAEWRFSRGVEEQTQAFFEGFNEILPQQYLQYFDAKELEVLLCGIQEIDLNDRQRHAIYHHYTRTSKQIMWFWQFVKEIDNEKRMRLLQFVTGTCRLSVGGFADFMGSNGPQKFCIEKVGKENWLPRRHTCFNRVDLPPYKSYEQLKEKLLFVIEETEGFGQE, encoded by the exons ATGTCTGACAGTGGATCACAGCTTGGTTCAATGGGTAGTTTGACCATGAAATCACAACTTCAGATCACTGTCATTTCAgcaaaacttaaagaaaataaaaagaattggtTTGGGCCAAGTCCTTATGTGGAAGTCACAGTAGATGGACAgtcaaagaagacagaaaaatgcaACAATACGAACAGTCCCAAATGGAAGCAGCCTCTTACAGTTATTGTCACCCCTATGAGTAAATTACATTTTCGTGTGTGGAGTCACCAGACACTGAAATCTGATGTTTTGTTGGGAACTGCTGGATTGGATATCTATGAAACATTAAAGTCAAACAATATGAAACTTGAGGAAGTAGTTGTGACTTTACAGCTTGTAGGTGACAAAGAACCAGCAGAAACAATAGGAGATTTGTCAGTCTGTCTTGATGGGCTGCAATTAGAGTCTGAAGTTGTTGCCCATGGTGAAACTGCATGTTCAGAAAGTGCTTCACAGAATGATGATGGCTCCAGGCCCAAGGATGAAACGAGAGCAAACGCAAGTGGATCAGATGACCCTGAGGATGCAGGGTCTGGTGAAAACAGGAGGATCAATGGGAATAATTCTCCATCACTCTCAAATGGCGGTTTTAAACCTTCTAGGCCTCCAAGACCTTCACAACCACCTCCACCTACCCCACATAGACCAGCATCTGTCAATGGCTCACCATCTACCACTTCTGAAAGTGATGGCTCTAGTACAGGCTCTCTGCCACCAACAAATACAAATTCAAGTACATCTGAAGGAGCAACATCTGGATTAATAATTCCTCTTACTATATCTGGAGGTGCAGGCCCTAGACCATTAAATCCTGTACCTCAAGCTCCCCTCCCACCTTGTTGGGAGCAGAGAGTGGACCAGCATGGGCGAGTTTACTATGTAGATCATATTGAAAAAAGAACAATGTGGGATAGACCAGAACCTCTACCTCCTGGCTGGGAGTGGCGGGTTGACAACATGGGACGTATTTATTATGTTGACC TCACAAGAACAACAACGTGGCAGAGGCCAACCCTGGAATCAGTCCAGAACTATGAACAATGGCAGCTCCAGCGTAGTCAACTTCATGGAGCTATGCAGCAGTTTAACCAGAGGTTCATTTATGGGAATCAAGATTTGTTTGCTACATCAcaaaataaagaatttgatcCCCTGGGTCCCCTGCCGCCTGGATGGGAGAAGAGAACGGACAGCAATGGTAGAGTATATTTTGTCAACCACAACACTCGTATTACACAATGGGAAGACCCCAGAAATCAAGGTCAATTAAATGAAAAGCCCTTACCTGAAGGCTGGGAAATGAGATTCACGGTAGACGGAATTCCATATTTTGTGGACCACAATAGAAGAACAACCACCTATATAGATCCCCGCACGGGAAAATCTGCCTTAGAAAATGGACCCCAGATAGCCTATGTACGGGACTTCAAGGCAAAGGTTCAATATTTCCGTTTCTGGTGTCAGCAACTGGCCATGCCACAGCACATAAAGATTACAGTGACAAGAAAAACGTTGTTTGAGGATTCCTTTCAGCAGATAATGAGCTTCAGTCCTCAAGATCTGTGAAGACGTTTGTGGGTGATTTTTCCAGGAGAAGAAGGTTTAGATTATGGAGGTGTAGCAAGAGAATGGTTCTTTCTTTTGTCACATGAGGTGTTGAACCCAATGTATTGCCTGTTTGAATATGCAGGGAAGGATAACTACTGCTTGCAGATAAACCCCGCTTCTTACATCAATCCAGATCACCTGAAATATTTTCGTTTTATTTGCAGGTTTATTGCTATGGCTCTGTTCCATGGGAAATTCATAGACACAGGTTTTTCTTTGCCATTCTATAAGCGTATCTTGAATAAACCAGTTGGACTGAAGGATTTAGAATCGATTGATCCAGAATTTTACAATTCTCTCATCTGGGTTAAAGAAAACAATATTGAGGAGTGTGATTTGGAAATGTATTTCTCCATTGATAAAGAAATCTCAGGTGAAATCAAGAGTCATGATTTGAAACCCAATGGTGGCAATATTCTtgtaacagaagaaaataaagaagaatatatCAGAATAGTAGCTGAATGGAGATTCTCTCGTGGTGTTGAAGAACAGACGCAAGCTTTCTTTGAGGGCTTTAATGAAATTCTTCCCCAGCAGTATCTACAGTACTTTGATGCAAAGGAATTAGAGGTTCTTTTATGTGGGATACAAGAGATTGATTTGAATGATAGGCAAAGACATGCCATCTACCATCACTATACCAGGACAAGTAAACAAATCATGTGGTTTTGGCAGTTTGTTAAAGAAATCGATAATGAGAAGAGAATGCGACTTTTGCAGTTTGTTACTGGGACCTGCCGACTGTCAGTTGGAGGATTTGCTGACTTCATGGGGAGCAATGGGCCACAGAAGTTCTGCATTGAAAAAGTCGGGAAAGAAAATTGGTTGCCTAGACGTCATACCTGTTTTAACCGCGTGGACCTGCCACCCTACAAGAGCTATGAGCAACTGAAGGAAAAGCTGTTATTTGTTATTGAAGAAACAGAAGGCTTTGGACAAGAGTGA